Proteins encoded within one genomic window of Ottowia sp. SB7-C50:
- a CDS encoding recombinase family protein translates to MQAEEFSIPGADQPPTFRAAEYVRMSTEHQQYSTENQADKIREYAARRNIEIVRTYADEGKSGLRIDGRRALQQLIKDVETGSADFQIILVYDVSRWGRFQDADESAYYEYICRRAGIQVAYCAEQFENDGSPVSTIVKGVKRAMAGEYSRELSAKVFAGQCRLIELGFRQGGPAGYGLRRVLIDQSGTLKGELARGEHKSLQTDRVILQPGPDAEVAIVNQIYRWFIEDALFESEIAERLNAKGIQTDLGRDWTRATVREVLSNEKYIGNNIYNRRSFKLKKTRVVNSPEMWIKKEGAFDGIVPPDLFYTAQGILRARAHRFSNDELIEKLRRLFQQHGYLSGLIIDEAEGMPSSAAYAHRFGSLIRAYQTVGFTPDRDYQYLEVNQFLRRLHPEVVGQTERMISEVGGAVVRDPVNDLLTVNREFTVSLVLSRCQLLDNGRHRWKVRFDTSLTPDITVAVRLDETNQAPLDYYLLPRLDFGQPRIHLADHNGIEFESYRFDSLDYLYAMAERSRIRRAA, encoded by the coding sequence ATGCAGGCAGAAGAGTTCTCCATTCCGGGGGCGGATCAGCCACCGACATTTCGGGCCGCCGAGTACGTGCGGATGTCGACCGAGCACCAGCAGTATTCGACGGAAAACCAAGCCGACAAAATCCGCGAGTACGCGGCTCGGCGCAACATAGAAATCGTTCGCACCTATGCCGACGAGGGCAAGAGCGGCTTGCGCATCGATGGGCGGCGGGCGCTGCAGCAGCTGATCAAGGACGTCGAGACAGGCAGCGCGGACTTCCAGATCATTCTGGTCTATGACGTCAGCCGCTGGGGCCGGTTCCAGGACGCCGATGAGAGCGCCTATTACGAATACATCTGCCGCCGTGCGGGCATCCAGGTGGCCTACTGTGCCGAGCAGTTCGAAAACGACGGCTCGCCTGTGTCGACCATCGTCAAGGGCGTCAAGCGTGCGATGGCAGGCGAATACAGCCGCGAATTGTCGGCCAAAGTGTTTGCCGGGCAGTGCCGCCTGATTGAGTTGGGTTTCCGCCAGGGTGGCCCGGCTGGCTATGGACTGCGACGTGTGCTGATCGATCAGTCCGGCACGCTCAAAGGTGAATTGGCTCGCGGCGAGCACAAGAGCCTGCAAACCGACCGCGTGATCTTGCAGCCCGGCCCGGACGCCGAAGTCGCCATCGTCAACCAGATCTACCGCTGGTTCATCGAGGACGCGCTGTTCGAATCGGAAATCGCCGAGCGGCTCAATGCCAAAGGCATCCAGACCGACCTCGGGCGCGACTGGACGCGGGCCACGGTACGCGAAGTACTGTCCAACGAGAAATACATCGGCAACAACATCTACAACCGCCGCTCCTTCAAGCTCAAGAAAACGCGCGTGGTGAACAGCCCCGAGATGTGGATCAAGAAGGAAGGTGCATTCGATGGCATCGTGCCGCCGGATCTGTTCTACACGGCTCAGGGCATCCTGCGCGCACGGGCGCATCGCTTCAGCAACGACGAACTGATCGAGAAGCTGCGCCGACTGTTCCAGCAGCACGGCTACCTCTCCGGCCTGATCATCGACGAAGCGGAAGGCATGCCATCGTCGGCGGCCTACGCGCACCGCTTCGGCAGCCTGATCCGCGCCTACCAGACGGTTGGCTTCACGCCGGATCGGGACTACCAGTATCTGGAAGTCAACCAGTTTCTGCGTCGCCTGCACCCGGAGGTCGTCGGCCAGACCGAGCGGATGATCTCCGAGGTCGGCGGCGCGGTCGTGCGCGATCCGGTGAACGACCTGCTCACCGTCAACCGCGAGTTCACCGTCTCACTGGTGCTGTCACGCTGCCAGTTGCTGGACAACGGTCGCCACCGCTGGAAGGTGCGCTTCGACACGAGCCTGACGCCGGACATCACGGTCGCCGTCCGGCTCGATGAAACCAATCAGGCCCCGCTGGACTATTACCTGTTGCCGCGCCTGGACTTTGGCCAGCCACGTATCCATCTGGCCGATCACAACGGTATCGAGTTCGAGAGCTATCGCTTCGACAGCCTGGATTACCTCTATGCGATGGCCGAGCGCAGCCGTATCCGGAGGGCAGCATGA
- a CDS encoding nucleotidyl transferase AbiEii/AbiGii toxin family protein gives MSAATPNVAASVRARLLNVAKAQGVDFNQVLVRYALERILYRLTQSPHADRFLLKGALLFTLWYDMPHRATRDADLLGFGASDLESVAQVFRDIAAVPVDDGIMFDPASVAVEEIRKEAGYGGVRVMIAGDLARARCKTQIDVGFGDAVTPAPVDSVYPVLLEEMPAPRLRAYPTYTVIAEKLHAIALLGMTNSRLKDYFDLSVLLERETLDTDLLAQAIKATFERRGMAVPDALPVGLTDEFAHDASRQALWLAFLKKNELPPEPLPAIVGRLSVALAPALNTVAR, from the coding sequence ATGAGTGCGGCCACCCCAAATGTCGCGGCATCCGTCCGTGCGCGTCTGCTCAATGTCGCCAAGGCGCAAGGCGTGGATTTCAATCAGGTGCTGGTGCGCTATGCCTTGGAGCGCATCCTCTATCGGCTGACCCAGTCGCCGCACGCGGACCGTTTTCTGCTTAAGGGTGCGCTGCTGTTCACGCTCTGGTACGACATGCCACACCGGGCCACACGCGATGCCGATCTATTGGGTTTCGGTGCCAGTGATCTGGAGTCAGTGGCCCAAGTATTCCGGGACATCGCAGCTGTACCGGTCGACGACGGCATTATGTTCGACCCAGCCTCCGTCGCGGTCGAGGAGATCCGCAAGGAAGCTGGCTACGGTGGCGTTCGCGTGATGATTGCAGGCGATCTGGCCAGAGCACGCTGCAAGACCCAAATCGATGTCGGCTTCGGCGACGCCGTCACCCCGGCGCCTGTTGATTCGGTCTACCCAGTACTGCTGGAGGAAATGCCCGCGCCACGGCTGCGGGCCTACCCAACGTACACCGTCATCGCGGAAAAGCTCCACGCCATCGCATTGCTGGGCATGACCAACAGCCGCCTGAAGGACTACTTCGATCTGTCGGTGCTGTTGGAACGAGAAACTCTGGACACTGATCTGCTGGCCCAAGCGATCAAGGCCACATTCGAAAGACGCGGCATGGCGGTTCCTGACGCGCTGCCAGTCGGCCTGACGGACGAGTTTGCGCACGACGCTTCGCGCCAGGCGCTGTGGCTGGCATTTCTCAAGAAGAACGAACTTCCGCCAGAACCCTTGCCCGCCATCGTTGGCCGCTTGAGCGTGGCATTGGCCCCCGCGTTGAACACCGTCGCTCGTTGA
- a CDS encoding type IV toxin-antitoxin system AbiEi family antitoxin domain-containing protein, giving the protein MLSSTHNQRVLDLASQKGLLRASDLDAISAPRVVLTRLTAAGLLEKVGRGLYRLPDAQVSEFESLGTIATKVPQAVFCLLTALQFHELTTQLPRQIWIAMPRGSHPPRVDYPPVKMVQFTGDAYSAGIEEVERDGVRLRVYGVAKTVADCFKHRNKIGLDVALEALKDARARSKASVDDIWRFAKICRVTNVMRPYLESVG; this is encoded by the coding sequence ATGCTCTCCAGTACCCACAATCAACGCGTCCTCGATCTGGCCAGCCAGAAGGGGCTACTGCGCGCCAGCGATCTGGACGCCATCAGTGCGCCTCGGGTCGTTCTGACGCGCCTGACCGCTGCGGGTCTACTAGAGAAGGTGGGGCGTGGCCTGTACCGTCTGCCGGATGCACAGGTTTCGGAATTCGAGAGCCTTGGCACCATCGCCACCAAGGTACCTCAAGCGGTGTTCTGCCTGCTTACAGCGCTGCAGTTTCATGAGCTGACCACACAGCTGCCGCGTCAGATCTGGATCGCCATGCCTCGGGGCAGCCACCCGCCCCGGGTCGACTACCCGCCCGTCAAGATGGTGCAGTTCACGGGTGATGCCTACTCGGCAGGGATTGAGGAAGTCGAACGCGACGGTGTCAGGCTCCGGGTGTACGGCGTGGCCAAGACCGTGGCGGACTGCTTCAAGCACCGCAACAAGATCGGGCTGGATGTGGCGCTTGAGGCGCTGAAGGACGCCCGGGCGCGCAGCAAAGCCTCCGTCGACGACATCTGGCGTTTCGCCAAGATATGCCGCGTGACCAATGTGATGCGACCCTATCTGGAGAGTGTCGGATGA